A single genomic interval of Osmerus eperlanus chromosome 14, fOsmEpe2.1, whole genome shotgun sequence harbors:
- the rbp4l gene encoding retinol binding protein 4, like: MEFSKTALLMVLLAYVERCWAASCVVDSFTVKQDFDPKRYAGKWYALQKKDPEGLFLQDNISAEYTIDDDGTMTASSKGRVTLFGFWVVCADMAAQYSVPDPSNPGKMFMNYQGLASYLSSGGDNYWVIDTDYDNYAITYACRTVKDDGSCEDGYALIFSRNPRGLAPAIQRLIRQKQEEICMVGQFQPVLQSGAC, from the exons ATGGAGTTCTCCAAGACGGCCCTGCTGATGGTCCTCCTGGCCTACGTGGAGCGCTGCTGGGCTGCCTCCTGCGTGGTGGACAGCTTCACCGTCAAACAGGACTTCGACCCCAAGAGG TATGCTGGGAAGTGGTATGCCCTTCAGAAGAAGGATCCAGAAGGTCTGTTCCTGCAGGACAACATCTCCGCCGAGTACACCATTGACGACGACGGCACCATGACCGCCTCCTCCAAGGGACGTGTCACCCTCTTTGG gttctGGGTTGTGTGTGCTGACATGGCTGCCCAGTACTCCGTCCCTGACCCCTCCAATCCCGGCAAGATGTTTATGAACTACCAGGGCCTGGCCAGCTACCTGTCCAGCGGag GTGACAACTACTGGGTGATCGACACCGACTACGACAACTACGCCATCACCTACGCCTGCCGCACCGTGAAGGACGACGGCAGCTGTGAGGACGGCTATGCCCTGATCTTCTCCAGGAACCCTCGAGGCCTGGCCCCTGCCATCCAGCGCCTAATCAGGCAGAAGCAGGAGGAGATCTGCATGGTGGGGCAGTTCCAGCCTGTGCTGCAGTCTGGAGCCTGCTAG